TTATCTCAAACTGTTTTTTGCTACAACGATACGGGCTCTCACAGCGGTTATAACCTGATGCGGTACCACTTGTTGCAGCGGGGGCAGGTGCAGGGATTTTTTCGGCAGGTGGTGCAGTCGGAGGCTCACTTGCGATCGCTCCAGTGGATTCTCGCAGGCAAAGCGGACTGTACCGCCATAGACAGCACCGTGTTTGAGCGGGCGCTAACAGACAAGCCCGAGTTAAGGGATCAGCTGCGGGTGATCACCTCTTTGGGGCCTTCTCCCATGCCGCCGTTTGCGGTGTCGCAGCGGCTAGAGCCATCATTACAGGAAACGATTCGACAGGCTTTGTGTCGGCCTGACGCCTGTTTGCAGCGGAGCCTGGCTCGGGCTGGTGTGCGCCGGTTTGCCCCAGTGGAGTTAGCTGACTACCAGCCTGTGCTTGAGCTGCACAGGGCAGCGCTGGCGGCAAATCGGGAGTTCATTTGCGACTTTAAAACTGCCTGCTGATAGATCTGTTGAAATAGCCTGCGCTGGGTGTGGCTGCCGCCAAGCTGATCTAGGTGGGGCAGAACCGGCTTTAAGTAAGTTGCGGCGCTGCTCCAGCAGCCTCTCGCATAAGCGACCAGCCCTTCGGCAGCCGGGATAGCCAGGTTGCACCAGCGCTGGCACTGTATGGAATCTAGGGTTTGAGCATAGTGATCCATGTCTTCGATCATGGCTTCGGCCAGGGACTGCTGCCCTGCGCGCGCCAGGGCATAGACAAAATGCAGATCTTGAAAGGGCAGGGCATGTTCTTGGGTGCGGGCCTTGAGATAGCGAACCATCGAATGCCAGCGACGGCCTACGCTAACGCCTTTTAGCTCCAGCCGCAGCAGTAGGGCAATGGCTCCCACCTGATCTTTAGGTGACTCCCGGCGGGCTTTGCCCCAGATGTGCTGGTCATAGAGCCTGAGCGCCGCCGCCGCATTGCCTTGGGCCAGGTAAAACAGAGCGATATGCCACCAGTTGTGAGTGTAGAGCATGGAATTGCAATACTCCCAGGTATCGGCCAGCCCTTCCATCCAGGCAATGCCCTCATTGCAGCGGCCTTGGGTATCGAGAACGTGAGCGACGGCATGGTGCGCCCAGGGGTTGTGGCGGTAGTTCTTGGTCGCAAGCCTGCCCAACCGCTCTGCTTCATCCAGCTGATAGCACTGCTCTAAGCCAAAGGCCACCATACCTTGAAGTAGGGGCAGTCGAGGGCTTTCCCGATGGGCAAGAACCACGCTCTGGGCCAGCTCTAGAAGCCGAGCACTCTCGCCTCGGTAGAAAAAGTGGTACTGCCCCTGCTGCACCGAGAGCAAATCTTGAGGAAATGCTAGGGCCAAGGCTTCGTGATCGGCAATGGCCTGATCAAAGTTGCCGCTGGCCCAGGCTGCGATCGCACGAATGTACAGCTGCTCCCGCCGAGAAACCCGATCCAGCCCCGACTGCATCTGCGCTAGGTGCTGCTCTGCCCGAGCCCGGTCTACCTCATTCTCCTGGCTCAGGTAGTAGGCAGCCGCATAGGCTCTCAGCAGGGCGCAATTTGGATCAGCCGTAATGCCTTTGAGCACCAGCGTCTCTGTATGACGACCATAGCGCAGGGACTGCTCCACAAAGCCATTGATCGCAGCGATCGCCTGGGGCGAGTTCGTCGTGACAGGCAAACCTTGAGCATCCTTCAACATCTGTTTCTTCCGGTAATCGACTAAGTTCATCAGGTTCACGTCAAGCTTGAAGTCAACGGGGTCTAGCCATTTGCCACAGCCAACTACCCCACTGCTGACTCAGAGTATTCAGGTGTACCAGCAGCAGTCCCAGCAGCACGAGTGGGGCAATCATTGCCACCACAACATAAGCCCGCCCGTAACCCCAGGAATTCCTGAGCGGTTGCTGGTGAAAAGTTGGTCGAAGCGTCGAGCGGTCAACCGGTTCACCCGAAGCGACCCATTGAAGAGTTGTCATAGCTAACCTTGAATAAAAAGGAGAATCACCGGTAGATCTATCGACTTATCGGTGATCGAATCCTTACACCTTGCCACACTCCTTCTAGATTTCAAGTAATCTGAAGAACATTCGGAAAACATTTTTGTTTGGAGCAAACGCCCATTGTCTTGCTCACGGGGCTGCTTCTGGCAGCATATGTGGGGGCCGAAGCGTTTATTGGCAACTGGGCCTACCCTGTATAGTTCATCGCCGCTCAACACCGGAGCTGATTGCCGGATACAGCATGAGCGCCTACTGGTTGGGGCTCACCGTGGGGCGGTTTATGCTGAGGTGTTTTTTGCGATCGCTTGGGTCAGTACGCACCATCAGCCTGTCACTGGTGTTGACGCTGCTATTGGCAGTCTTGATGGCGGGTTTGCATTACTGGTTGGTGCAGCAGACCAGCCTACCCTCGGCAGGTTCAGCAGGATAGCCTTTCCAGCTAGTAAGTAGCCTGCTTGGGGTAAAACTCAAATACAACTTCAGGGTAGTTAGGGGATGCGTTTTCTAACAACCTCTCATCTTGATGCTTAAGGTACTGATTGAAAAACGCTAGGCCATAAGCATTGATAATTTCTGTTGCCCGCTCAGGCTCAATCGAACCCAGCCAATTTTGGACAGGCAGCGTCGGCTGACCAGAATGGGCCAGGAAAAGAGGCGGTAATAAAGCCATATCTGAAAAGGAGTTGTGCATACTTCCCTGAATGGTGAGGCGATAGGTATCTCCCAGAAACGAGGGATAAATTGATTGCAGCGCAAACGAATCTCCTTCACCAAACATGACCATAAAGGGGCGCTCTAGCCTTTCGGTAGTTTCACCACTAAACATAGGGCCATAGTCGCCTCCATCAAGGTCGAGCCCAGCATCAAAGCGAGCATCTACCCGCATCGCCTCAATTACAGTATCGCCACCTAAAGAGTGACCCATAATACCAATGTTGTTCAAGTCTAAGCGATAGGTCAATAGCCCCTGCGGATCCTTCTGATTAATCTGCTCCAGCTGGTCTAAAACAAAGCTCGCATCGGCTGCGCGAATTTTAACAGCCTGGTCAAAAACGCGCTGCTCGGTCTCTTCGTCAGCCGAGGAAAAGTCAAAAACGGTGGATTGAGTTGTCACTCGCCCATCGGGAAATGTCGTTGGAGTTTCATGGGTAGACGTGACCCCAACAACTGCATAGCCATGACTGACAAACTGTTCGATCAAAGCTGTGTACTTATTAGGCGGAGAGCCAAAGCCGGGAAAAAGCAGAATGACGGGGTAGGGCTCTGGGGCATCGGCAATAGCCGCATTGGCACGGGCGTAGGGGTAAACGTGCTGGGTGATGAGTTCAGTAAAGGCTTCGGGGGTAACTCCAAAGGCTTCGCTGAAGGGTTCAGCGGCTGCGATCGCAAAGCCCTCATCCATGTAAGGAACTAGTTCGTCAGCAGCTTCTGCAACAGCCGGATACCAAACTTGAACCAGCAGTTCCCGCCTATCGGTGGGCGGCGGGGTTGTTAATAACTGTTGCGTTTGCAGGTCATAGGCTTCGTAGGTATATGTTTCTGCGCGATCTGAGTCAACCCAGTAGTAAGACGTTTTACCCACTTGGTAAGGACCCGTTAGGGGTGGAAACTGAAGGGAAAGGGTTGTATCTGCTGGGGTTTCTGGTGTTTCTTGGACGGGGGTTTGGGAGTAAACCGACTGGGGCAATACTTGTAGCGCAGCTGCTAACCCAGTGACTAAGGCAATTTTGTAGAGTTGTTTCATGTCCTAATCCTGAAATAATGCATTTTTCTACGCCAGCCTGAGCACTAAGACAACGGAGTGTGCATTGCTGTTCCTAGCGGTGCAAAATAACCTGTCTGACTATTGCCCTGCTGCATTGACAATTTCGAGTGCTTTCTCAAGACATTGACTACCGCCGTTTGCACATTCAGGAATTTCAATATCGGGTGGCACACCTACTCCCTCAATCGTGTGGCCTTTGGGCGAAACAACCTGCATGGTTGGGGCAATAAGAGCGTAGCCCGGCCAGTTTAATCTAAACGCGTCGCCTCCCAAGAGTGCGCCCATGGTGCGAATGCCCAAAAGTTGGGCAGTTCCGTGGTCTTTAATGACTGCCGCAAACAGGTCACAAGCTGAGCCGCACTGATCATCAATCAGAACGAAATGCGGTCTTGGATCTATTTGGGCTTCTGATCGCGTTTGCCACTCAATGTAGGGGTGCTGCTCTCCCAGCTCAATTTCTGCTTTTGCTTTTAGATTAACAGCATCGTCAAAATAGCCTTGGAAGACGTAGGGCTCCTGCATCTGTAGTCCTTCGCGGGTTCTATCGCGCCAGAGCACCTTATTAGGACCAATAATATCCTCGACGAGATAGCTAACGCTTGACCCGTAGCCACCTCCATTCCTACGAACATCAATGAGGATGACCTTGGCCTGAGTAAGTTGAGCTTTAGCTCGATCAAGCTCTGCCTTAGTAATGAGAGGAACGATAAAACTTTCAACTCGAAGGATACCAATGTCGCCTCTCATTTCGGCTGCAATGGCTGGCTCAGGGGTTTCTTCTGGTAGAGGTTCCTGCTCGAATATGCGGAACAACCTTTCCCCTTCTACCGGATCTAAAAGTCTCAGGTGCGACACAGAGAGCTTTTGCAACTCGTTGCTAACCTGTTGGGTAATTTCTGCTCTTGACCAGTTGGCCTGAGTATCTGCTGTATTTAACAGTTCCTGCAATTGCTGGTCACGCTCCTCCTCCTTGAAAGCAGGATCAAAGATCTCCTCATCGAGGGTTTGATAGACACTGCTGATGAAGGTCTTTGCTTCTAGCACAGAAACTGTATCAGTAGGCTCTAGCTGAGAGGAGGTAAACCAATCGAGGGAAACATTTTCTTCCTCAGGTTGAGACACATTGTTAGCCTGAAAAGGTTGTCCGCCGTCTGAAGGAAAATTAAGAGATTGACAACCGACTAGATTTAGAAGCGCAATTAATAGCAGCAGTCTTTTAGTAAATTCAATTTTTTGCATAGTTCCGCCAGCAATCACCTGTATTTTTGCAGACTCAACCAAAGGCGTTTATTATCGAGGTGTTGCTGGGGGCTTGTCTTTCAAATTCTTCTGAAATTTATCAAAATTCTCGGATATTTCCTGCTAACGAGCTAGTGAGGTGAAATGGATGCCTTCTGAAACAGCTCTTCACCCAACGGAGATAGTTCAACCAGGGTGGGTGCGCTTTAGCCAGAGTCTCCACTCGGGCGGCATTACCCTTGAGCACCAGGTACAGCCCTCCGGGGAATGTGAAGTGTCGGGCGGCTCAACGCATCACCTTTTGATCTTTGAGTTGGGTAACGTTTCGCGCCAGATAATTCACATGGATGGTCAAGAATATGATGATTCACTGCGCCCTGGTGATCTCATACTGATTCCTGCTGGAGTGCCTTTTCGATGTGTTTGTGACTCTACAGATGAGGTTGTGTCGTTTAACATTGACCCACTTTTTTTGGAACAGCTTTCTTTGACAGAGATCTGCTCCTCTCCTGCGGAAGTTGAGTTAGTCAGCACGTTCAAACAGCGTGACCGACAGATTGATTGGATCGTCCAATCTATCCAGAACGAAATGCAGACAGCCGCCTGGGGAAGCAGGCTGTATCTAGATTCGTTAACACAATTGTTAGCGGTTCACCTGCTACGAAGCTACGCGTCACACCCACTCAAGCTGTCGCGATCTGAGCCAGGGTTGAGTGTGCTGAAGTTGAACCAAGTGCTGGACTATATTAATGCTCATCTTGAGCAGGAGATTCAGCTGACCGATTTAGCCCAAGTGACAAGCTTTAATCTGGGCTACTTTGCAAGCCTGTTTAAGCAGTCAATGGGAATGTCCCCCTGGCAATATATTATGCAGCAGCGGGTTGAGCGGGCAAAGCAGTTGTTGAAGCGACAGGATTATTCAATTGCAGACATCGCTGTTCGGTGTGGTTTTAGTAGTCAGAGCCACTTAACTTATCAGTTTCGTAAATTAACTGGGGTTACGCCCAATACCTTCCGACGCAATCATTGAATTAGGAAATAAAACCGTTCGATATCGCTTTTTTAGAACATGAAGCGTGTAGCGTCCCTTGGAAAAAAACCAACAAACTTCCAACTCTTCTTTACAGATGTGGAGAGGAGTAGTGTTAAATAGATAATGATGTGTGTGGTGGATAAAACTCTACAGCAAACCAGTGTGGTTGCGTAGGCACTTGGAGAAGGACAAGCTGCGCCGAACAAAGCGGAAATCTGTTGACTCAAGGTGTTGTTGAACCGCTCAATATTTACAAATGACTGCGAAAAAACTGCATAGTCACCCATCCGTTAACAAAGTTTGAGCAGACTCTCTACTGAGGGAATTGAGTGGGCCCAGGCAAGCTCATAGTGGAACTCAAATTGCGGCTTGAGTTCCAAGATAGAGATGCCTGGAAAGGTTAAACCGGGCACAACGGGAGCATGACCAACGCCGACGCCGCCAGCGACCATCGCCAGGGTGTCAGACATGGTGGAAACATCGATTGCAATATGAGGTTCAAAGCCCGCCTCGGCGGTGTAGCGACGGTAGGTATCGTAAATAATGGGCTGGCGATCTCGATCGGGCAGGATGATGGGATAGCTTGCTAGATCTGCTAAGCTCAGCGGCTCTTTCCCTTCGAGTTCATGGCCGGACTGAACCAGCACCGCCATCGGCACCATTCCAAGCCGGTGGCGGTTGATTCCAGTGGGAATAGAGACATCCCATGCGATCGCAACATCAATCTCACCATTAGCCAGTGCCGCCCCAATCGAGCGTTCCTCCAGCTGGCGCAGGGATATCCGAGTTTCGGGGTGGAGCCGCTTGAATTTAGCGATCAACTCTCCAACCAACGGCTGCTCTGTCCCGATCATCATTCCCACCGTCAGCGAATCGATGCCGTCAACGGCTCCTGCCTTGGCTGCTCGAACCGCCATATCAGCATAGGCTACAGCCTTTCTCGCAGAGTCGAGGAATCCTCTGCCTGCATTGGTAAGGGAGACTTCGCGGGAGGTGCGGTGCAGCAGCTTCACGCCTAGATCCGTTTCTAGCTCGCTCAGCAAACGGCTCATGGCCGGTTGAGACATACCGCATTGCTGGGCAGCCCGCCCGAAGTGCAGCTCTTCAGCCAGCACGATGAAGGCGCTCAAAGTTTTCAGATTCATGGATATCAAGCCAGGTATCAAACTATTACTATTTTATATTTGTTTTGTAATCTATACCGTGTTAACTATTAATAAGCACGATTTTGATGCAGATATCTCTGCTGTGGATCAACCCTATTGAATTTCAGTCGATGGGTCACACAGGCGAACGACATTCCTGCTGCTGGATCTTTATCAATACTCTCGAAGAGGTATCCATGACGGAGCTTAACTTCACCCGTAAATCGTTTGACCTACTAGAGGGCCTTGCCGCAAATAATGACAAGTCTTGGTACGACGCACATCGGAAGGATTTTGAGGCTTATCTCAGAGAGCCCTTTAGCGTAGTTTTAGAGCGGGCAACTGATCGTCTCGCGGAGACAACTCTGCCCCTAGCAGGCGGCTCCAAAACCATGTTTCGCCAAAACCGCGATATTCGTTTCTCTAAAGACAAGTCCCCTTACAGCACCCATGTCAGCGGTGTGCTGACGCCTTCGGGCACTAAAGCGGAAAAAGACGGCATGCTCTACGTTCAACTCGATGGCTCAGGCGGCTTGATCGCCTGCGGATTTTACAAGCTAAAGGCGGCCGAACTAGCCACCCTGCGAGACAAGATCATCGAGGAACCGGAGGCATTTTCCCAGGTGCTGCAAGGCCTGAACGATGCGGGTTTGTCGCTCAGCGACGAAGACAAGCTCACCAGCATGCCCCGCGGCTATGAGGCCCACGACCAGCACGAATACGCTCAATATTTGAGGCTAAAAAGCTTTATCTCGCAGACCCCGCTCCCTAAGAGCGCCTGGCTAGAAGCAGACATCGTTGATCGCATCGTTGAGTACGCCAAGGGCTGCGCTTCTCTGCTGAAATTTGGTCGCGCTTGCGACTCTGAGAACTGAGATAGCACAGGTTTGTAGTTCTGTAGGTCGGCTTGAGATTTGGCGAAACCCACCAGTTCAGGCTCTATTCGGCCATTTGTTTGTTTGCGATCGCGCCACCGATTTCCTCATCTTTCCCATGACCTCCAATCCCACTCCACTAAATCCACCTCAACAGCTCAAGCGTCACCCCCGACTCTTTATCGGCCTTGGAATCCTAGGATTGCTGCTCGGTTTGTCTGTCGCTCGAATGCCGCTGACAGCAACCCCCCCCGAAGAGGCCGACACCGTCTCCAGCCAACCCTTACCGGTAGAGGTTTTAACCGTCGAACCCGTCACTAGCTACTCAGTCTCTCGAGCCTACACGGGTGAGATTGCCGCCCTGCGCACCAGCGAACTGGGGTTTGAGCGCAGTGGTCGTCTGGTAGACGTTTTGGCCAAAGAGGGCGACCGGGTGGTAGCCGGGCAACCCCTTGCCCGACTCGATATCAGCAATCTGCAAACCCAGCGGCAGCAGCTCGTCGCCGAAAGATCGCGGGTGCAGGCTCAGCTAGCCGAGCTGCAGGCAGGCCCGAGATTAGAAGGTATTGCTGCGGCTGAAGCAGCGGTGCAAGAGCTGGAGCAGCAGCTAGCCCTACAGCAAACTCAGCGATCGCGGCGAGAAAGCCTCTATGCTGCTGGGGCAATTTCAAAGGAAGAACTGGATGAATTTACCTTTGGCCAAGGGGCACTGCAGGCGCGGCTAGACCAGGCCCAAAGCCGCCTCCAGGAGCTACGTAATGGCACTCGCCAAGAGCAGATTGCGGCCCAGCTAGCGCTGGTGCAGCAGCTTGATGCTAGCCTTGCTGACCTCGATGTCACCATCGGCAAGAGCACGCTGACAGCCGCCTTTGACGGTATTGTGGCAGCTCGCCAGGTGGATGAAGGTACCGTCGTTAATGCTGGTCAGTCGGTGGTGCGTCTGGTAGAAAATGCGGCTCCAGAGGCTCGCATTGGCCTGCCCACAGAGGCGGCTAGCCAGCTTCAGATCGGCAGCGCCCAAACGCTCAGACTAGGCAGTGAGACCTACTCAGCGACCGTAACGGCTCTGCTGCCCGAGATTGATCCGGATACGCGCACTCAGGGGGTTCTCTTTGCCCTAGAGCCGTCAGCCATTTCCCGCCTCAGCCCAGGTCAAACTGTTCGAGTGGAGTTAGCCCAAACTATTCCTGCAGACGGTGTGTGGCTGCCAATAGAGTCATTGACTCAAGGCATTCGGGGGTTGTGGGACTGCTATGTGCTCATGCCTACCGAGGCAGGTGAAGACACTTATCAGGTTCAGCCTCAGGCAGTGGAAATTTTGCACCAGGAAGGTAGTCGGGTGCTCGCGCGAGGAACGCTGCAGCCGGGCGATCGCATTGTGGCCAGTGGCACCCATCGCTTAGTGCCAGGTCAGCGTGTCCGGCCTATGAACTGATTTTCGTTGACTTCGGACTCAAACTTCGGACTGAAATTTTGGACTGGACTCATGGTTCGCCCTTTTTACACAAACCTGCGCCTGCTCATTCTCACGGTCATCATGATTTTGGCCTGGGGGTTATCCTCTTTTCAGGCACTGCCCCGCCAGGAAGACCCAGAGCTGATCTCTCGGATCGCGGCGGTCAATACGGCGTTCCCCGGCGCTAATGCTGAGCGGGTTGAGGCCCTAGTTACGACGCCTATTGAGAAAGAACTTTCAGAGATTGAAGCCATCAAAGTTTTGTCCTCCGACTCGCGGGTGGGCTTCTCAACAGTTGTCGTGGAACTGGTCGATGCCGTCAAAGATGCTCAGCCTGTCTGGTCGTTGGTGCGAGACAAGCTCAATGATGCTGCCGCTGTGTTTCCCCCTGGGGCCACAACGCCTGAGTTAGAGGAATCCTACGTTAAGGCATACACTGCGATCGCAGCTTTGACCTGGAACCTGCCAAGTGATCCTAACTATGCTGTACTGGGGCGCTACAGCGAAGAGCTTGGCGTCATTCTGCGAGGGCTAAACGGCACCGAAGATGTGAAGTTTTTCGGCAGCCCTAACGAAGAAATTTTGGTTGAGATCGATGCTTCCACCCTGACGGGGGTGGGGCTGTCGCCGCAGCAGCTAGCCCAGCAGATCAGCCTGAGTGATGCCAAGGTGACGGCTGGTCAGCTTCGCAGCCCAGAGCAAGATATTGCCATTGAGGTCAATACCGAGTTGGAAACGACCGAGCAGATTCGGCAATTGCCCGTTCAAGCCAGCGGCGGACAGTTCACACGGCTCAGCGATATTGCCCAGGTCAGTCGTGGGGTTCGCTACCCCCTCAACCATCTAGCGATTGTCAGCGGCAAGCCAGCGGTTGTCTTGGGGGTGATGATGCAGTCTGGACTGCGAATTGACCAGTGGGCTGTCGTTGTCAGGCGTGAGCTAGAAGCCTTTCGAGAACGTCTGCCCCAGGGGGTGAGCCTGGAGCTGATT
This sequence is a window from Pseudanabaena sp. FACHB-2040. Protein-coding genes within it:
- a CDS encoding PhnD/SsuA/transferrin family substrate-binding protein, which codes for MRIVSYLAPNLFWLYEAVGDYLGRVLEKEVQTFAAEADPLTDSQLAEEGWEGCFICGLPLMRLDQAFPGQLRPLVAPVMQADRYGDRPIYFSDVIVRADSSLRAWEDLSQTVFCYNDTGSHSGYNLMRYHLLQRGQVQGFFRQVVQSEAHLRSLQWILAGKADCTAIDSTVFERALTDKPELRDQLRVITSLGPSPMPPFAVSQRLEPSLQETIRQALCRPDACLQRSLARAGVRRFAPVELADYQPVLELHRAALAANREFICDFKTAC
- a CDS encoding tetratricopeptide repeat protein, with translation MNLVDYRKKQMLKDAQGLPVTTNSPQAIAAINGFVEQSLRYGRHTETLVLKGITADPNCALLRAYAAAYYLSQENEVDRARAEQHLAQMQSGLDRVSRREQLYIRAIAAWASGNFDQAIADHEALALAFPQDLLSVQQGQYHFFYRGESARLLELAQSVVLAHRESPRLPLLQGMVAFGLEQCYQLDEAERLGRLATKNYRHNPWAHHAVAHVLDTQGRCNEGIAWMEGLADTWEYCNSMLYTHNWWHIALFYLAQGNAAAALRLYDQHIWGKARRESPKDQVGAIALLLRLELKGVSVGRRWHSMVRYLKARTQEHALPFQDLHFVYALARAGQQSLAEAMIEDMDHYAQTLDSIQCQRWCNLAIPAAEGLVAYARGCWSSAATYLKPVLPHLDQLGGSHTQRRLFQQIYQQAVLKSQMNSRFAASAALCSSSTGW
- a CDS encoding S41 family peptidase, which gives rise to MSQPEEENVSLDWFTSSQLEPTDTVSVLEAKTFISSVYQTLDEEIFDPAFKEEERDQQLQELLNTADTQANWSRAEITQQVSNELQKLSVSHLRLLDPVEGERLFRIFEQEPLPEETPEPAIAAEMRGDIGILRVESFIVPLITKAELDRAKAQLTQAKVILIDVRRNGGGYGSSVSYLVEDIIGPNKVLWRDRTREGLQMQEPYVFQGYFDDAVNLKAKAEIELGEQHPYIEWQTRSEAQIDPRPHFVLIDDQCGSACDLFAAVIKDHGTAQLLGIRTMGALLGGDAFRLNWPGYALIAPTMQVVSPKGHTIEGVGVPPDIEIPECANGGSQCLEKALEIVNAAGQ
- a CDS encoding AraC family transcriptional regulator, with product MPSETALHPTEIVQPGWVRFSQSLHSGGITLEHQVQPSGECEVSGGSTHHLLIFELGNVSRQIIHMDGQEYDDSLRPGDLILIPAGVPFRCVCDSTDEVVSFNIDPLFLEQLSLTEICSSPAEVELVSTFKQRDRQIDWIVQSIQNEMQTAAWGSRLYLDSLTQLLAVHLLRSYASHPLKLSRSEPGLSVLKLNQVLDYINAHLEQEIQLTDLAQVTSFNLGYFASLFKQSMGMSPWQYIMQQRVERAKQLLKRQDYSIADIAVRCGFSSQSHLTYQFRKLTGVTPNTFRRNH
- a CDS encoding LysR family transcriptional regulator produces the protein MNLKTLSAFIVLAEELHFGRAAQQCGMSQPAMSRLLSELETDLGVKLLHRTSREVSLTNAGRGFLDSARKAVAYADMAVRAAKAGAVDGIDSLTVGMMIGTEQPLVGELIAKFKRLHPETRISLRQLEERSIGAALANGEIDVAIAWDVSIPTGINRHRLGMVPMAVLVQSGHELEGKEPLSLADLASYPIILPDRDRQPIIYDTYRRYTAEAGFEPHIAIDVSTMSDTLAMVAGGVGVGHAPVVPGLTFPGISILELKPQFEFHYELAWAHSIPSVESLLKLC
- a CDS encoding DUF2461 domain-containing protein — translated: MQISLLWINPIEFQSMGHTGERHSCCWIFINTLEEVSMTELNFTRKSFDLLEGLAANNDKSWYDAHRKDFEAYLREPFSVVLERATDRLAETTLPLAGGSKTMFRQNRDIRFSKDKSPYSTHVSGVLTPSGTKAEKDGMLYVQLDGSGGLIACGFYKLKAAELATLRDKIIEEPEAFSQVLQGLNDAGLSLSDEDKLTSMPRGYEAHDQHEYAQYLRLKSFISQTPLPKSAWLEADIVDRIVEYAKGCASLLKFGRACDSEN
- a CDS encoding efflux RND transporter periplasmic adaptor subunit, which encodes MTSNPTPLNPPQQLKRHPRLFIGLGILGLLLGLSVARMPLTATPPEEADTVSSQPLPVEVLTVEPVTSYSVSRAYTGEIAALRTSELGFERSGRLVDVLAKEGDRVVAGQPLARLDISNLQTQRQQLVAERSRVQAQLAELQAGPRLEGIAAAEAAVQELEQQLALQQTQRSRRESLYAAGAISKEELDEFTFGQGALQARLDQAQSRLQELRNGTRQEQIAAQLALVQQLDASLADLDVTIGKSTLTAAFDGIVAARQVDEGTVVNAGQSVVRLVENAAPEARIGLPTEAASQLQIGSAQTLRLGSETYSATVTALLPEIDPDTRTQGVLFALEPSAISRLSPGQTVRVELAQTIPADGVWLPIESLTQGIRGLWDCYVLMPTEAGEDTYQVQPQAVEILHQEGSRVLARGTLQPGDRIVASGTHRLVPGQRVRPMN